The following coding sequences are from one Anabas testudineus chromosome 16, fAnaTes1.2, whole genome shotgun sequence window:
- the esrp1 gene encoding epithelial splicing regulatory protein 1 isoform X3, whose product MTAQVDYLVVLFTATSGASGELLGSDEKELVQLVWQLVDVKNKKLGRVNELLIKPDLSDLTEQKEEEDVVEESVEEENGSGADCVSKATSLEAALNLFHLQLTNEVNSVGTGTSVCLCTDGQLHIRQVIHPEAANKNALVPDCFYSFFDLRKEFKKHFPTSDLKALNVHIMAESLSIPVDVPAMWDPSATLDPSVTLPAEVAVQQVRVMASIILAMLSEPFCHTFSNPERVSEKFETGTCSKMEKVCDHTVIRARGLPWQSSDQDIARFFRGLNIAKGGAALCLNAQGRRNGEALVRFVSEEHRDLALQRHKHHMGNRYIEVYKATGEDFLKIAGGTSNEVAMFLSREDQIIVRMRGLPFTATHEQVLAFFSPGEGLKETCPVSGGKDGILFVRYPDGRPTGDAFVLFACEEHAQCALRKHKEILGRRYIELFKSTAAEVQQVLNRYSSAPLIPVAPAPLVSMVPAMSLLPPPGGARDCLRLRGLPYTASIEDILTFLGEFTHDIRPHGVHMVLNQQGRPSGDCFIQMTSAERALQASQRLHKHMMSSQRGANSRYVEVFPCSADEMGLVLMGGSLSHTHTHIHNRSRSGTGLSPPPCKSRRLSPPSYSFTPAPPVLPTEAAAALYPPIGQMLLTPRPLPPGHAYYPGAAQLYMNYTAYYPSPPGSPTTVGFFPSPSSLSTPGGLVRMPGLTYNSNGVKDLINAVQGYQSPMESVSLLSSSLIGQSSGGDAPLMSLPALMTKPGGQYLDLTLL is encoded by the exons ATGACGGCGCAGGTAGACTACCTGGTGGTGCTTTTCACCGCCACATCTGGCGCGAGTGGAGAGCTGCTGGGATCTGACGAGAAGGAGTTGGTGCAGTTGGTTTGGCAGCTGGTGGATGTAAAGAACAAAAAG TTGGGCAGGGTGAATGAGCTCCTCATTAAGCCTGATCTCTCAGACCTGACAGagcaaaaagaggaggaggatgtggtggAGGAAAGCGTGGAAGAGGAGAATGGATCTGGTGCCGATTGTGTTTCTAAAGCCACAAGTCTCGAGGCCGCTTTGAATCTG TTTCATCTACAACTGACAAATGAGGTGAACAGCGTGGGCACTGGCacgtcagtgtgtttgtgtacagatgGGCAGCTCCATATCCGTCAAGTGATTCACCCCGAGGCTGCAAACAAG AACGCCCTGGTCCCAGACTGTTTCTACTCTTTCTTTGACCTCCGGAAGGAGTTCAAGAAGCACTTCCCCACATCTGACCTCAAGGCTTTGAATGTACACATCATGGCAGAGT CTCTTAGTATTCCTGTTGATGTGCCGGCCATGTGGGATCCCTCCGCCACCCTGGATCCATCAGTCACATTGCCTGCAGAAGTAGCAGTGCAGCAGGTCAGGGTTATGGCCAGCATCATCCTTGCCATGctctctgagccttttt GTCACACATTTTCTAACCCAGAGAGAGTTAGTGAGAAGTTTGAGACTGGCACTTG CAGTAAGATGGAGAAAGTGTGTGACCACACAGTGATCAGAGCCAGAGGGTTGCCATGGCAGTCTTCTGACCAGGACATCGCTCGCTTCTTCAGAGGACTCAACATTGCAAA AGGAGGGGCTGCACTCTGTCTTAATGCTCAAGGGAGGAGGAATGGAGAGGCTCTTGTTCGTTTTGTCAGTGAAGAACACAGGGACCTGgcgctgcagagacacaaacaccatATGGGCAACAGATACATAGAG GTTTACAAAGCAACGGGAGAGGACTTCCTGAAGATAGCTGGAG GTACCTCTAATGAGGTAGCAATGTTCCTGTCCCGTGAAGACCAGATCATTGTGAGGATGCGAGGTCTTCCTTTCACCGCCACCCACGAGCAGGTGCTCGCCTTCTTCTCACCAGGCGAGGGTCTCAAAGAGACGTGTCCAGTCAGCGGAGGAAAAGATGGCATCCTATTTGTTCGCTACCCAGATGGGCGACCTACCGGTGatgcctttgttttatttgcttgtgaGGAACACGCCCAGTGTGCTCTGAGGAAACACAAGGAAATCCTGGGTAGAAGATATATTGAGCTGTTTAAGAGCACGGCAGCAGAGGTTCAACAG GTGTTGAACCGGTACTCGTCGGCCCCTCTGATTCCTGTTGCCCCTGCCCCCTTGGTGTCAATGGTGCCTGCAATGTCTCTCCTGCCCCCTCCTGGTGGTGCAAGGGACTGTCTGAGGCTGAGGGGGCTTCCTTACACAGCAAGCATAGAGGACATCCTCACCTTCCTGGGCGAGTTTACACACGATATCAGACCACATGGTGTGCACATGGTCCTCAACCAGCAG GGTCGTCCATCAGGCGACTGCTTCATCCAGATGACCTCAGCAGAGCGGGCACTTCAGGCGTCACAGCGGCTCCACAAACACATGATGTCCAGCCAGCGCGGGGCAAACAGCCGCTACGTGGAGGTGTTTCCCTGTAGCGCTGACGAGATGGGCCTGGTGCTGATGGGAGgctcgctctcacacacacatacacacatacacaaccgGAGCAGGAGTGGGACAGGGCTCAGCCCGCCGCCATGTAAGTCCAGAC GTTTATCTCCGCCGTCCTACTCCTTCACCCCTGCACCACCTGTCCTGCCcacagaggctgctgctgccctCTACCCTCCCATTGGGCAGATGTTGCTGACCCCTCGCCCTCTGCCACCAGGCCATGCATACTACCCTGGGGCAGCTCAGCTATACATGAACTACACAGCCTACTACCCCAG tcCACCTGGCTCACCTACCACCGTAGGTTTCTTCCCCTCCCCCTCATCCCTTTCCACCCCAGGGGGGTTGGTGCGCATGCCAGGTTTGACCTACAACAGCAATGGAGTGAAAGACCTCATTAATGCAGTGCAGGGATACCAG AGTCCCATGGAGTCCGTTTCTCTCCTGAGCAGCAGTCTGATTGGTCAGTCCAGCGGAGGTGATGCTCCCCTCATGTCCCTCCCCGCTCTCATGACCAAGCCAGGGGGGCAGTACCTGGACCTGACCCTGCTGTAG
- the esrp1 gene encoding epithelial splicing regulatory protein 1 isoform X1, protein MTAQVDYLVVLFTATSGASGELLGSDEKELVQLVWQLVDVKNKKLGRVNELLIKPDLSDLTEQKEEEDVVEESVEEENGSGADCVSKATSLEAALNLFHLQLTNEVNSVGTGTSVCLCTDGQLHIRQVIHPEAANKNALVPDCFYSFFDLRKEFKKHFPTSDLKALNVHIMAESLSIPVDVPAMWDPSATLDPSVTLPAEVAVQQVRVMASIILAMLSEPFCHTFSNPERVSEKFETGTCSKMEKVCDHTVIRARGLPWQSSDQDIARFFRGLNIAKGGAALCLNAQGRRNGEALVRFVSEEHRDLALQRHKHHMGNRYIEVYKATGEDFLKIAGGTSNEVAMFLSREDQIIVRMRGLPFTATHEQVLAFFSPGEGLKETCPVSGGKDGILFVRYPDGRPTGDAFVLFACEEHAQCALRKHKEILGRRYIELFKSTAAEVQQVLNRYSSAPLIPVAPAPLVSMVPAMSLLPPPGGARDCLRLRGLPYTASIEDILTFLGEFTHDIRPHGVHMVLNQQGRPSGDCFIQMTSAERALQASQRLHKHMMSSQRGANSRYVEVFPCSADEMGLVLMGGSLSHTHTHIHNRSRSGTGLSPPPCKSRRLSPPSYSFTPAPPVLPTEAAAALYPPIGQMLLTPRPLPPGHAYYPGAAQLYMNYTAYYPSPPGSPTTVGFFPSPSSLSTPGGLVRMPGLTYNSNGVKDLINAVQGYQYVPEDALIHAHGAVHAHDPARTLLTQPKEWSPMESVSLLSSSLIGQSSGGDAPLMSLPALMTKPGGQYLDLTLL, encoded by the exons ATGACGGCGCAGGTAGACTACCTGGTGGTGCTTTTCACCGCCACATCTGGCGCGAGTGGAGAGCTGCTGGGATCTGACGAGAAGGAGTTGGTGCAGTTGGTTTGGCAGCTGGTGGATGTAAAGAACAAAAAG TTGGGCAGGGTGAATGAGCTCCTCATTAAGCCTGATCTCTCAGACCTGACAGagcaaaaagaggaggaggatgtggtggAGGAAAGCGTGGAAGAGGAGAATGGATCTGGTGCCGATTGTGTTTCTAAAGCCACAAGTCTCGAGGCCGCTTTGAATCTG TTTCATCTACAACTGACAAATGAGGTGAACAGCGTGGGCACTGGCacgtcagtgtgtttgtgtacagatgGGCAGCTCCATATCCGTCAAGTGATTCACCCCGAGGCTGCAAACAAG AACGCCCTGGTCCCAGACTGTTTCTACTCTTTCTTTGACCTCCGGAAGGAGTTCAAGAAGCACTTCCCCACATCTGACCTCAAGGCTTTGAATGTACACATCATGGCAGAGT CTCTTAGTATTCCTGTTGATGTGCCGGCCATGTGGGATCCCTCCGCCACCCTGGATCCATCAGTCACATTGCCTGCAGAAGTAGCAGTGCAGCAGGTCAGGGTTATGGCCAGCATCATCCTTGCCATGctctctgagccttttt GTCACACATTTTCTAACCCAGAGAGAGTTAGTGAGAAGTTTGAGACTGGCACTTG CAGTAAGATGGAGAAAGTGTGTGACCACACAGTGATCAGAGCCAGAGGGTTGCCATGGCAGTCTTCTGACCAGGACATCGCTCGCTTCTTCAGAGGACTCAACATTGCAAA AGGAGGGGCTGCACTCTGTCTTAATGCTCAAGGGAGGAGGAATGGAGAGGCTCTTGTTCGTTTTGTCAGTGAAGAACACAGGGACCTGgcgctgcagagacacaaacaccatATGGGCAACAGATACATAGAG GTTTACAAAGCAACGGGAGAGGACTTCCTGAAGATAGCTGGAG GTACCTCTAATGAGGTAGCAATGTTCCTGTCCCGTGAAGACCAGATCATTGTGAGGATGCGAGGTCTTCCTTTCACCGCCACCCACGAGCAGGTGCTCGCCTTCTTCTCACCAGGCGAGGGTCTCAAAGAGACGTGTCCAGTCAGCGGAGGAAAAGATGGCATCCTATTTGTTCGCTACCCAGATGGGCGACCTACCGGTGatgcctttgttttatttgcttgtgaGGAACACGCCCAGTGTGCTCTGAGGAAACACAAGGAAATCCTGGGTAGAAGATATATTGAGCTGTTTAAGAGCACGGCAGCAGAGGTTCAACAG GTGTTGAACCGGTACTCGTCGGCCCCTCTGATTCCTGTTGCCCCTGCCCCCTTGGTGTCAATGGTGCCTGCAATGTCTCTCCTGCCCCCTCCTGGTGGTGCAAGGGACTGTCTGAGGCTGAGGGGGCTTCCTTACACAGCAAGCATAGAGGACATCCTCACCTTCCTGGGCGAGTTTACACACGATATCAGACCACATGGTGTGCACATGGTCCTCAACCAGCAG GGTCGTCCATCAGGCGACTGCTTCATCCAGATGACCTCAGCAGAGCGGGCACTTCAGGCGTCACAGCGGCTCCACAAACACATGATGTCCAGCCAGCGCGGGGCAAACAGCCGCTACGTGGAGGTGTTTCCCTGTAGCGCTGACGAGATGGGCCTGGTGCTGATGGGAGgctcgctctcacacacacatacacacatacacaaccgGAGCAGGAGTGGGACAGGGCTCAGCCCGCCGCCATGTAAGTCCAGAC GTTTATCTCCGCCGTCCTACTCCTTCACCCCTGCACCACCTGTCCTGCCcacagaggctgctgctgccctCTACCCTCCCATTGGGCAGATGTTGCTGACCCCTCGCCCTCTGCCACCAGGCCATGCATACTACCCTGGGGCAGCTCAGCTATACATGAACTACACAGCCTACTACCCCAG tcCACCTGGCTCACCTACCACCGTAGGTTTCTTCCCCTCCCCCTCATCCCTTTCCACCCCAGGGGGGTTGGTGCGCATGCCAGGTTTGACCTACAACAGCAATGGAGTGAAAGACCTCATTAATGCAGTGCAGGGATACCAG TACGTCCCAGAGGATGCTCTCATACACGCCCACGGGGCTGTGCACGCTCACGACCCGGCCAGGACATTGCTTACGCAGCCCAAAGAATGG AGTCCCATGGAGTCCGTTTCTCTCCTGAGCAGCAGTCTGATTGGTCAGTCCAGCGGAGGTGATGCTCCCCTCATGTCCCTCCCCGCTCTCATGACCAAGCCAGGGGGGCAGTACCTGGACCTGACCCTGCTGTAG
- the esrp1 gene encoding epithelial splicing regulatory protein 1 isoform X2: MTAQVDYLVVLFTATSGASGELLGSDEKELVQLVWQLVDVKNKKLGRVNELLIKPDLSDLTEQKEEEDVVEESVEEENGSGADCVSKATSLEAALNLFHLQLTNEVNSVGTGTSVCLCTDGQLHIRQVIHPEAANKNALVPDCFYSFFDLRKEFKKHFPTSDLKALNVHIMAESLSIPVDVPAMWDPSATLDPSVTLPAEVAVQQVRVMASIILAMLSEPFCHTFSNPERVSEKFETGTCSKMEKVCDHTVIRARGLPWQSSDQDIARFFRGLNIAKGGAALCLNAQGRRNGEALVRFVSEEHRDLALQRHKHHMGNRYIEVYKATGEDFLKIAGGTSNEVAMFLSREDQIIVRMRGLPFTATHEQVLAFFSPGEGLKETCPVSGGKDGILFVRYPDGRPTGDAFVLFACEEHAQCALRKHKEILGRRYIELFKSTAAEVQQVLNRYSSAPLIPVAPAPLVSMVPAMSLLPPPGGARDCLRLRGLPYTASIEDILTFLGEFTHDIRPHGVHMVLNQQGRPSGDCFIQMTSAERALQASQRLHKHMMSSQRGANSRYVEVFPCSADEMGLVLMGGSLSHTHTHIHNRSRSGTGLSPPPCLSPPSYSFTPAPPVLPTEAAAALYPPIGQMLLTPRPLPPGHAYYPGAAQLYMNYTAYYPSPPGSPTTVGFFPSPSSLSTPGGLVRMPGLTYNSNGVKDLINAVQGYQYVPEDALIHAHGAVHAHDPARTLLTQPKEWSPMESVSLLSSSLIGQSSGGDAPLMSLPALMTKPGGQYLDLTLL, translated from the exons ATGACGGCGCAGGTAGACTACCTGGTGGTGCTTTTCACCGCCACATCTGGCGCGAGTGGAGAGCTGCTGGGATCTGACGAGAAGGAGTTGGTGCAGTTGGTTTGGCAGCTGGTGGATGTAAAGAACAAAAAG TTGGGCAGGGTGAATGAGCTCCTCATTAAGCCTGATCTCTCAGACCTGACAGagcaaaaagaggaggaggatgtggtggAGGAAAGCGTGGAAGAGGAGAATGGATCTGGTGCCGATTGTGTTTCTAAAGCCACAAGTCTCGAGGCCGCTTTGAATCTG TTTCATCTACAACTGACAAATGAGGTGAACAGCGTGGGCACTGGCacgtcagtgtgtttgtgtacagatgGGCAGCTCCATATCCGTCAAGTGATTCACCCCGAGGCTGCAAACAAG AACGCCCTGGTCCCAGACTGTTTCTACTCTTTCTTTGACCTCCGGAAGGAGTTCAAGAAGCACTTCCCCACATCTGACCTCAAGGCTTTGAATGTACACATCATGGCAGAGT CTCTTAGTATTCCTGTTGATGTGCCGGCCATGTGGGATCCCTCCGCCACCCTGGATCCATCAGTCACATTGCCTGCAGAAGTAGCAGTGCAGCAGGTCAGGGTTATGGCCAGCATCATCCTTGCCATGctctctgagccttttt GTCACACATTTTCTAACCCAGAGAGAGTTAGTGAGAAGTTTGAGACTGGCACTTG CAGTAAGATGGAGAAAGTGTGTGACCACACAGTGATCAGAGCCAGAGGGTTGCCATGGCAGTCTTCTGACCAGGACATCGCTCGCTTCTTCAGAGGACTCAACATTGCAAA AGGAGGGGCTGCACTCTGTCTTAATGCTCAAGGGAGGAGGAATGGAGAGGCTCTTGTTCGTTTTGTCAGTGAAGAACACAGGGACCTGgcgctgcagagacacaaacaccatATGGGCAACAGATACATAGAG GTTTACAAAGCAACGGGAGAGGACTTCCTGAAGATAGCTGGAG GTACCTCTAATGAGGTAGCAATGTTCCTGTCCCGTGAAGACCAGATCATTGTGAGGATGCGAGGTCTTCCTTTCACCGCCACCCACGAGCAGGTGCTCGCCTTCTTCTCACCAGGCGAGGGTCTCAAAGAGACGTGTCCAGTCAGCGGAGGAAAAGATGGCATCCTATTTGTTCGCTACCCAGATGGGCGACCTACCGGTGatgcctttgttttatttgcttgtgaGGAACACGCCCAGTGTGCTCTGAGGAAACACAAGGAAATCCTGGGTAGAAGATATATTGAGCTGTTTAAGAGCACGGCAGCAGAGGTTCAACAG GTGTTGAACCGGTACTCGTCGGCCCCTCTGATTCCTGTTGCCCCTGCCCCCTTGGTGTCAATGGTGCCTGCAATGTCTCTCCTGCCCCCTCCTGGTGGTGCAAGGGACTGTCTGAGGCTGAGGGGGCTTCCTTACACAGCAAGCATAGAGGACATCCTCACCTTCCTGGGCGAGTTTACACACGATATCAGACCACATGGTGTGCACATGGTCCTCAACCAGCAG GGTCGTCCATCAGGCGACTGCTTCATCCAGATGACCTCAGCAGAGCGGGCACTTCAGGCGTCACAGCGGCTCCACAAACACATGATGTCCAGCCAGCGCGGGGCAAACAGCCGCTACGTGGAGGTGTTTCCCTGTAGCGCTGACGAGATGGGCCTGGTGCTGATGGGAGgctcgctctcacacacacatacacacatacacaaccgGAGCAGGAGTGGGACAGGGCTCAGCCCGCCGCCAT GTTTATCTCCGCCGTCCTACTCCTTCACCCCTGCACCACCTGTCCTGCCcacagaggctgctgctgccctCTACCCTCCCATTGGGCAGATGTTGCTGACCCCTCGCCCTCTGCCACCAGGCCATGCATACTACCCTGGGGCAGCTCAGCTATACATGAACTACACAGCCTACTACCCCAG tcCACCTGGCTCACCTACCACCGTAGGTTTCTTCCCCTCCCCCTCATCCCTTTCCACCCCAGGGGGGTTGGTGCGCATGCCAGGTTTGACCTACAACAGCAATGGAGTGAAAGACCTCATTAATGCAGTGCAGGGATACCAG TACGTCCCAGAGGATGCTCTCATACACGCCCACGGGGCTGTGCACGCTCACGACCCGGCCAGGACATTGCTTACGCAGCCCAAAGAATGG AGTCCCATGGAGTCCGTTTCTCTCCTGAGCAGCAGTCTGATTGGTCAGTCCAGCGGAGGTGATGCTCCCCTCATGTCCCTCCCCGCTCTCATGACCAAGCCAGGGGGGCAGTACCTGGACCTGACCCTGCTGTAG
- the esrp1 gene encoding epithelial splicing regulatory protein 1 isoform X5 — protein sequence MTAQVDYLVVLFTATSGASGELLGSDEKELVQLVWQLVDVKNKKLGRVNELLIKPDLSDLTEQKEEEDVVEESVEEENGSGADCVSKATSLEAALNLFHLQLTNEVNSVGTGTSVCLCTDGQLHIRQVIHPEAANKNALVPDCFYSFFDLRKEFKKHFPTSDLKALNVHIMAESLSIPVDVPAMWDPSATLDPSVTLPAEVAVQQVRVMASIILAMLSEPFCHTFSNPERVSEKFETGTCSKMEKVCDHTVIRARGLPWQSSDQDIARFFRGLNIAKGGAALCLNAQGRRNGEALVRFVSEEHRDLALQRHKHHMGNRYIEVYKATGEDFLKIAGGTSNEVAMFLSREDQIIVRMRGLPFTATHEQVLAFFSPGEGLKETCPVSGGKDGILFVRYPDGRPTGDAFVLFACEEHAQCALRKHKEILGRRYIELFKSTAAEVQQVLNRYSSAPLIPVAPAPLVSMVPAMSLLPPPGGARDCLRLRGLPYTASIEDILTFLGEFTHDIRPHGVHMVLNQQGRPSGDCFIQMTSAERALQASQRLHKHMMSSQRGANSRYVEVFPCSADEMGLVLMGGSLSHTHTHIHNRSRSGTGLSPPPCLSPPSYSFTPAPPVLPTEAAAALYPPIGQMLLTPRPLPPGHAYYPGAAQLYMNYTAYYPSPPGSPTTVGFFPSPSSLSTPGGLVRMPGLTYNSNGVKDLINAVQGYQYVPEDALIHAHGAVHAHDPARTLLTQPKEWVCI from the exons ATGACGGCGCAGGTAGACTACCTGGTGGTGCTTTTCACCGCCACATCTGGCGCGAGTGGAGAGCTGCTGGGATCTGACGAGAAGGAGTTGGTGCAGTTGGTTTGGCAGCTGGTGGATGTAAAGAACAAAAAG TTGGGCAGGGTGAATGAGCTCCTCATTAAGCCTGATCTCTCAGACCTGACAGagcaaaaagaggaggaggatgtggtggAGGAAAGCGTGGAAGAGGAGAATGGATCTGGTGCCGATTGTGTTTCTAAAGCCACAAGTCTCGAGGCCGCTTTGAATCTG TTTCATCTACAACTGACAAATGAGGTGAACAGCGTGGGCACTGGCacgtcagtgtgtttgtgtacagatgGGCAGCTCCATATCCGTCAAGTGATTCACCCCGAGGCTGCAAACAAG AACGCCCTGGTCCCAGACTGTTTCTACTCTTTCTTTGACCTCCGGAAGGAGTTCAAGAAGCACTTCCCCACATCTGACCTCAAGGCTTTGAATGTACACATCATGGCAGAGT CTCTTAGTATTCCTGTTGATGTGCCGGCCATGTGGGATCCCTCCGCCACCCTGGATCCATCAGTCACATTGCCTGCAGAAGTAGCAGTGCAGCAGGTCAGGGTTATGGCCAGCATCATCCTTGCCATGctctctgagccttttt GTCACACATTTTCTAACCCAGAGAGAGTTAGTGAGAAGTTTGAGACTGGCACTTG CAGTAAGATGGAGAAAGTGTGTGACCACACAGTGATCAGAGCCAGAGGGTTGCCATGGCAGTCTTCTGACCAGGACATCGCTCGCTTCTTCAGAGGACTCAACATTGCAAA AGGAGGGGCTGCACTCTGTCTTAATGCTCAAGGGAGGAGGAATGGAGAGGCTCTTGTTCGTTTTGTCAGTGAAGAACACAGGGACCTGgcgctgcagagacacaaacaccatATGGGCAACAGATACATAGAG GTTTACAAAGCAACGGGAGAGGACTTCCTGAAGATAGCTGGAG GTACCTCTAATGAGGTAGCAATGTTCCTGTCCCGTGAAGACCAGATCATTGTGAGGATGCGAGGTCTTCCTTTCACCGCCACCCACGAGCAGGTGCTCGCCTTCTTCTCACCAGGCGAGGGTCTCAAAGAGACGTGTCCAGTCAGCGGAGGAAAAGATGGCATCCTATTTGTTCGCTACCCAGATGGGCGACCTACCGGTGatgcctttgttttatttgcttgtgaGGAACACGCCCAGTGTGCTCTGAGGAAACACAAGGAAATCCTGGGTAGAAGATATATTGAGCTGTTTAAGAGCACGGCAGCAGAGGTTCAACAG GTGTTGAACCGGTACTCGTCGGCCCCTCTGATTCCTGTTGCCCCTGCCCCCTTGGTGTCAATGGTGCCTGCAATGTCTCTCCTGCCCCCTCCTGGTGGTGCAAGGGACTGTCTGAGGCTGAGGGGGCTTCCTTACACAGCAAGCATAGAGGACATCCTCACCTTCCTGGGCGAGTTTACACACGATATCAGACCACATGGTGTGCACATGGTCCTCAACCAGCAG GGTCGTCCATCAGGCGACTGCTTCATCCAGATGACCTCAGCAGAGCGGGCACTTCAGGCGTCACAGCGGCTCCACAAACACATGATGTCCAGCCAGCGCGGGGCAAACAGCCGCTACGTGGAGGTGTTTCCCTGTAGCGCTGACGAGATGGGCCTGGTGCTGATGGGAGgctcgctctcacacacacatacacacatacacaaccgGAGCAGGAGTGGGACAGGGCTCAGCCCGCCGCCAT GTTTATCTCCGCCGTCCTACTCCTTCACCCCTGCACCACCTGTCCTGCCcacagaggctgctgctgccctCTACCCTCCCATTGGGCAGATGTTGCTGACCCCTCGCCCTCTGCCACCAGGCCATGCATACTACCCTGGGGCAGCTCAGCTATACATGAACTACACAGCCTACTACCCCAG tcCACCTGGCTCACCTACCACCGTAGGTTTCTTCCCCTCCCCCTCATCCCTTTCCACCCCAGGGGGGTTGGTGCGCATGCCAGGTTTGACCTACAACAGCAATGGAGTGAAAGACCTCATTAATGCAGTGCAGGGATACCAG TACGTCCCAGAGGATGCTCTCATACACGCCCACGGGGCTGTGCACGCTCACGACCCGGCCAGGACATTGCTTACGCAGCCCAAAGAATGGGTGTGTATTTAA